One Dysosmobacter welbionis DNA segment encodes these proteins:
- a CDS encoding ABC transporter permease, whose amino-acid sequence MKRRMNGYLLAGLIVTGLMAALILVGLVWTPYDPDALLAGPKLEGPSLAHWLGTDSFGRDIFSRVLQGAGTTFLIALSTVAIGAVCGTAAGALTGYFGGVVDEVLMRLNDALTAFPSILLALVLISILGPGNKYNVVIALGIVFIPSFARVTRTAFAALRDVNYVKSARLMGASSGRILVRQILPNTTQVLLPAITIGFNNAVLAEASMSYLGIGVTPPDASLGYMLSEAQGMLTSAPWYALGSGGAIVLLIFGVGLIGEGLQRRNGGVS is encoded by the coding sequence ATGAAGCGGCGGATGAACGGATACCTGCTGGCCGGGCTGATTGTCACCGGCCTCATGGCGGCGCTGATCCTGGTCGGCCTGGTGTGGACGCCCTACGACCCGGACGCCCTGCTGGCAGGGCCCAAGCTGGAGGGCCCCTCCCTGGCCCACTGGCTGGGGACCGACAGCTTCGGCCGGGACATCTTCAGCCGGGTGCTGCAGGGGGCGGGCACCACCTTCCTGATCGCCCTGAGCACCGTGGCCATCGGCGCGGTGTGCGGCACGGCAGCGGGCGCCCTCACGGGCTATTTCGGCGGCGTGGTGGACGAGGTCCTGATGCGCCTGAATGACGCGCTGACCGCCTTTCCCAGCATCCTGCTGGCCCTGGTTCTCATCAGCATCCTGGGGCCGGGGAATAAATACAACGTGGTGATCGCCCTGGGGATCGTGTTCATCCCCAGCTTTGCCCGGGTGACCCGCACCGCCTTCGCGGCGCTGCGGGACGTGAATTATGTGAAGAGCGCCCGGCTGATGGGGGCCTCCAGCGGCCGCATCCTGGTGCGGCAGATCCTGCCCAACACCACGCAGGTGCTGCTGCCGGCCATCACCATCGGCTTCAACAACGCGGTGCTGGCGGAGGCCTCCATGAGCTATCTGGGCATCGGCGTCACGCCGCCGGACGCCTCCCTGGGCTACATGCTCTCGGAGGCGCAGGGGATGCTGACCAGCGCCCCCTGGTATGCCCTGGGTTCCGGCGGCGCCATCGTGCTGCTGATCTTCGGCGTGGGTCTCATCGGCGAGGGCCTGCAGCGCCGGAACGGGGGGGTGTCCTGA
- a CDS encoding ABC transporter permease yields the protein MKYVCKRILMLLVTMVIVSLLAFAAFELIHGSAAEIMLGTQATPERVAELEAELGLDRPFAVRYLEWLAGFFTGDLGISYSYSQPVWELIAPKVGITLCLSLLSFALIAVVSIPLGLWASRGHSRVGDAVGTVLDQLCMAVPPFFTGILISWLFSITLRWFVHGQFPDLGADPTGAFRYLFFAAAAIAIPRIAMTVRMLRSTIQGEMRRDYVRTAISRGNDRGAVLRRHVLRNALVPVVTFLAQTMAEIVAAGIVVEQVFAIPGLGRLLVASISNRDYPVVQAIVVILAFWVVLAGTVADIVNQRIDPRLRLGGAS from the coding sequence ATGAAGTACGTATGCAAGCGGATTTTGATGCTGCTGGTCACCATGGTCATCGTCTCCCTTCTGGCGTTTGCGGCCTTTGAATTGATCCACGGCAGTGCGGCGGAGATCATGCTGGGCACCCAGGCCACGCCGGAGCGCGTGGCGGAGCTGGAGGCGGAGCTGGGGCTGGACCGCCCCTTCGCGGTGCGGTATCTGGAGTGGCTGGCGGGCTTTTTCACCGGGGACCTGGGGATTTCTTACAGTTATAGCCAGCCGGTGTGGGAGCTGATTGCCCCCAAGGTGGGGATTACCCTGTGCCTGAGCCTTCTCAGCTTCGCGCTGATTGCCGTGGTGTCCATTCCCCTGGGGCTGTGGGCCTCCCGCGGGCACAGCAGGGTGGGAGACGCCGTGGGGACGGTGTTGGACCAGCTGTGCATGGCGGTGCCGCCGTTTTTCACCGGCATCCTGATTTCCTGGCTGTTCAGCATCACCCTCCGCTGGTTTGTCCACGGCCAATTCCCGGATCTGGGTGCGGACCCGACCGGGGCGTTCCGGTATCTGTTTTTCGCGGCTGCGGCCATCGCCATCCCCCGGATCGCCATGACCGTGCGGATGCTCCGCAGCACCATTCAGGGGGAGATGCGGCGGGACTATGTCCGCACCGCCATCTCCCGGGGCAATGACCGGGGGGCGGTCCTGCGGCGCCATGTGCTGCGCAACGCCCTGGTGCCGGTGGTGACCTTCCTGGCCCAGACCATGGCGGAGATCGTGGCGGCTGGCATCGTGGTGGAGCAGGTGTTTGCCATCCCGGGGCTGGGACGGCTGCTGGTGGCCTCCATCTCCAACCGGGACTACCCCGTGGTGCAGGCCATCGTGGTGATCCTGGCCTTCTGGGTGGTGCTGGCAGGCACCGTGGCAGACATTGTCAACCAGCGGATCGACCCCCGCCTGCGGCTGGGAGGTGCGTCATGA